In Dromiciops gliroides isolate mDroGli1 chromosome 4, mDroGli1.pri, whole genome shotgun sequence, one DNA window encodes the following:
- the LOC122754506 gene encoding keratin-associated protein 4-3-like isoform X3 gives MVNSCCGSICSDQSCGQEVCEEACCAPSCCRPSCCRPSCCQSVCCQPTCCQTPCCRPTCCVSSCCQPCCRPTCCRPACCQTTCCRTTCCQPSCCVSSCCRPRCCQSVCCQPTCCRPTCCRPTCCQPCCRPTCCISSCCRPTCCQTTCCRTTCCHPACCDSSCC, from the exons ATGGTCAACTCCTGTTGTGGCTCCATCTGCTCTGACCAGAGCTGTGGCCAGGAAGTCTGTGAAGAGGCATGCTGTGCCCCCAGCTGCTGCCGTCCTAGCTGCTGTAGACCCAGCTGCTGCCAGTCTGTGTGCTGCCAACCAACCTGCTGCCAAACCCCTTGTTGCCGCCCAACTTGCTGTGTGTCCAGCTGCTGCCAGCCCTGCTGCCGTCCCACCTGTTGTCGTCCAGCCTGTTGTCAGACCACTTGCTGCAGAACCACTTGCTGCCAGCCTAGCTGCTGTGTGTCTAGCTGCTGCAGACCAAGGTGCTGCCAGTCTGTTTGTTGCCAACCCACCTGCTGCCGCCCAACTTGCTGCCGCCCCACCTGCTGCCAGCCCTGCTGCCGCCCTACCTGCTGTATTTCTAG CTGCTGTCGCCCCACCTGCTGCCAGACCACCTGCTGCAGAACCACCTGTTGCCATCCAGCCTGCTGTGACTCCTCCTGCTGCTGA
- the LOC122754506 gene encoding keratin-associated protein 4-7-like isoform X8: MVNSCCGSICSDQSCGQEVCEEACCRPACCQTTCCRTTCCQPSCCVSSCCRPRCCQSVCCQPTCCRPTCCRPTCCQPCCRPTCCISSCCQPCCRPTCCRPTCCQPCCRPTCCRPTCCQPCCRPTCCQTTCCRTTCCHPACCDSSCC, encoded by the exons ATGGTCAACTCCTGTTGTGGCTCCATCTGCTCTGACCAGAGCTGTGGCCAGGAAGTCTGTGAAGAGGC CTGTTGTCGTCCAGCCTGTTGTCAGACCACTTGCTGCAGAACCACTTGCTGCCAGCCTAGCTGCTGTGTGTCTAGCTGCTGCAGACCAAGGTGCTGCCAGTCTGTTTGTTGCCAACCCACCTGCTGCCGCCCAACTTGCTGCCGCCCCACCTGCTGCCAGCCCTGCTGCCGCCCTACCTGCTGTATTTCTAGTTGCTGCCAGCCCTGCTGTCGCCCCACCTGCTGCCGCCCTACCTGCTGCCAGCCCTGCTGTCGCCCCACCTGCTGCCGCCCTACCTGCTGCCAGCCCTGCTGTCGCCCCACCTGCTGCCAGACCACCTGCTGCAGAACCACCTGTTGCCATCCAGCCTGCTGTGACTCCTCCTGCTGCTGA
- the LOC122754506 gene encoding keratin-associated protein 4-6-like isoform X2, whose translation MTNACCAPSCCRPSCCRPSCCQSVCCQPTCCQTPCCRPTCCVSSCCQPCCRPTCCRPACCQTTCCRTTCCQPSCCVSSCCRPRCCQSVCCQPTCCRPTCCRPTCCQPCCRPTCCISSCCQPCCRPTCCRPTCCQPCCRPTCCRPTCCQPCCRPTCCQTTCCRTTCCHPACCDSSCC comes from the coding sequence GCATGCTGTGCCCCCAGCTGCTGCCGTCCTAGCTGCTGTAGACCCAGCTGCTGCCAGTCTGTGTGCTGCCAACCAACCTGCTGCCAAACCCCTTGTTGCCGCCCAACTTGCTGTGTGTCCAGCTGCTGCCAGCCCTGCTGCCGTCCCACCTGTTGTCGTCCAGCCTGTTGTCAGACCACTTGCTGCAGAACCACTTGCTGCCAGCCTAGCTGCTGTGTGTCTAGCTGCTGCAGACCAAGGTGCTGCCAGTCTGTTTGTTGCCAACCCACCTGCTGCCGCCCAACTTGCTGCCGCCCCACCTGCTGCCAGCCCTGCTGCCGCCCTACCTGCTGTATTTCTAGTTGCTGCCAGCCCTGCTGTCGCCCCACCTGCTGCCGCCCTACCTGCTGCCAGCCCTGCTGTCGCCCCACCTGCTGCCGCCCTACCTGCTGCCAGCCCTGCTGTCGCCCCACCTGCTGCCAGACCACCTGCTGCAGAACCACCTGTTGCCATCCAGCCTGCTGTGACTCCTCCTGCTGCTGA
- the LOC122754506 gene encoding keratin-associated protein 4-12-like isoform X6 codes for MVNSCCGSICSDQSCGQEVCEEACCAPSCCRPSCCRPSCCQTTCCQPSCCVSSCCRPRCCQSVCCQPTCCRPTCCRPTCCQPCCRPTCCISSCCQPCCRPTCCRPTCCQPCCRPTCCRPTCCQPCCRPTCCQTTCCRTTCCHPACCDSSCC; via the exons ATGGTCAACTCCTGTTGTGGCTCCATCTGCTCTGACCAGAGCTGTGGCCAGGAAGTCTGTGAAGAGGCATGCTGTGCCCCCAGCTGCTGCCGTCCTAGCTGCTGTAGACCCAGCTGCTGCCA AACCACTTGCTGCCAGCCTAGCTGCTGTGTGTCTAGCTGCTGCAGACCAAGGTGCTGCCAGTCTGTTTGTTGCCAACCCACCTGCTGCCGCCCAACTTGCTGCCGCCCCACCTGCTGCCAGCCCTGCTGCCGCCCTACCTGCTGTATTTCTAGTTGCTGCCAGCCCTGCTGTCGCCCCACCTGCTGCCGCCCTACCTGCTGCCAGCCCTGCTGTCGCCCCACCTGCTGCCGCCCTACCTGCTGCCAGCCCTGCTGTCGCCCCACCTGCTGCCAGACCACCTGCTGCAGAACCACCTGTTGCCATCCAGCCTGCTGTGACTCCTCCTGCTGCTGA